One genomic region from Diachasmimorpha longicaudata isolate KC_UGA_2023 chromosome 18, iyDiaLong2, whole genome shotgun sequence encodes:
- the LOC135170763 gene encoding uncharacterized protein LOC135170763, translated as MYSDNATTFTGTSKVLNKLYNQQTGENQAPRFGGKWEAAFKSTIHHLKRVLGPSTYTYEELNSVPIANSRPITPMSVDPEDLQALTPGHFLIGEPLQLVPRTSLVNETAIKLQR; from the exons ATGTACAGTGACAACGCCACAACGTTCACCGGAACGTCCAAGGTCCTCAACAAACTCTACAATCAGCAGACCGGAGAAAATCA AGCCCCCCGTTTCGGTGGAAAATGGGAGGCGGCCTTTAAATCGACGATACATCACCTGAAGAGAGTGCTCGGGccatcgacatacacctacGAGGAACTCAATAGCGTCCCAATAGCGAACTCCAGGCCAATCACTCCAATGTCGGTTGACCCAGAGGACCTACAAGCGCTCACCCCAGGACACTTTCTGATCGGTGAGCCTCTGCAACTAGTTCCAAGGACATCACTAGTCAACGAGACTGCTATCAAGCTGCAGAGATGA